A window of the Cutaneotrichosporon cavernicola HIS019 DNA, chromosome: 6 genome harbors these coding sequences:
- a CDS encoding uncharacterized protein (Histone h2b) — translation MPPKSAVASKAPASQASKAPAAASKAPAKAAKTSSTAKEGGKKRTKKRVESYSSYIYRVLKQVHPDTGISNKAMAILNSFVADIFERIATEASKLASYNHRSTISSREIQTAVRLILPGELSKHAISEGTKAVTKFQSSK, via the exons ATG CCTCCCAAGTCTGCTGTCGCTTCCAAGGCTCCCGCCTCGCAGGCCTCCAAGgctcccgccgccgcttccaAGGCACCTGCTAAGGCCGCCAAGACCTCGTCCACGGCTAAGGAGGGTGGTAAGAAGCGCACAAAGAAGCGTGTCGAGTCGTACTCTTCGTACATCTACCGCGTTCTCAAGCAGGTCCACCCCGACACTGGTATCTC CAACAAGGCCATGGCCATCCTCAACTCGTTCGTCGCGGACATCTTTGAGCGCATCGCCACCGAGGCCTCAAAGCTTGCGTCTTACAACCACCGCAGCACCATCTCCTCTCGCGAGATCCAGACTGCCGTTCGTCTCATCCTGCCCGGAGAGCTGTCAAAGCACGCCATTTCTGAGGGTACGAAGGCTGTTACCAAGTTCCAGTCGTCCAAGTAG
- a CDS encoding uncharacterized protein (Histone 2A), whose amino-acid sequence MSSGGKSGGKSGGETKSRTRSTKAGLQFPVGRIHRLLKRGNYAQRIGSGAPVYLAAVLEYLAAEILELAGNAARDNKKSRIVPRHLQLAVRNDEELNKLLGNVVISQGGVLPNILTELLPQKTKGKAGKASQDA is encoded by the exons ATGTCGTCCGGTGGCAAGTCTGGTGGCAAGTCTGGCGGCGAGACCAAGTCGCGTACCCGTTCAACCAAGGCCGGTCTTCAGT TCCCCGTCGGCCGTATCCACCGTCTCCTCAAGCGCGGCAACTATGCGCAGCGTATCGGTTCGGGCGCGCCCGTCTACTTGgccgccgtccttgagtacctcgccgccgagatcctcgagctcgctggTAACGCCGCGCGTGACAACAAGAAGTCGCGTATTGTGCCTCGTCACCTgcagctcgccgtccgcaacgacgaggagttGAACAAGCTCCTTGGTAACGTCGTCATCTCGCAGGGCGGTGTCCTCCCCAACATCCTCACCGAGCTCCTGCCCCAGAAG accaagggcaaggccgGCAAGGCTTCGCAGGACGCGTAA